A stretch of Geomonas oryzisoli DNA encodes these proteins:
- a CDS encoding proton-conducting transporter transmembrane domain-containing protein gives MTFSGEPATSLGLLLLAVCCQAVSGLPLLWRKGSDLAQRAGAALMAAASLIGCAGALCAVFSPTAGTWLLPSGLPFGGLEVGVDALSALFLLPIFIVTGCCAVYGAGYWPVARHMEHGGKLAFFLGLLSAALTVVLLAKSTMLFLMGWEVMALAAYFALTTEDEKHEVREAGVLYLITAHLGALALFATFSLLNAATGAYIFPAPGSLTAAGPLATAVFLTALFGFSMKAGVMPLHIWLPSAHANAPSHVSAILSGVVLKTGIYGMMRVFSAFADPPLWWGALVLVLGCISAVLGVAYAIGQHDLKRLLAYHSIENIGIILIGLGMALIGANQGWEALVALGAAGALLHVVNHALFKALLFLSAGSVIHATGTREIDLMGGVARRLPRTALLFLVGAVAICGLPPLNGFVSELMIYLGAFNSIGAAVGLGPSLPALAAPVLALVGGLAVACFVKVYGVVFLGLPRSRVHEGAHEAGVGMLVPMGILAGCCVLIGLAPGLFVPVLNGALREYGGALALQQGVAGLVPFGWISILGVGLLLLLVLLWVFFARRAAMLPVPVAPTWGCGYLRPAPRMQYTASSFGAILVGWFALLLRPVRHRTEVQGLFPGHSSHESHVPETVLEKGYLPFLEYLFEKAQPVRRLQHGKLNIYIFYTFVTLVLLLAITSGQ, from the coding sequence ATGACCTTCTCCGGCGAGCCTGCGACTTCTCTTGGACTGTTGTTGCTCGCCGTTTGCTGCCAAGCCGTGTCCGGGCTGCCGCTGCTTTGGCGCAAGGGGTCGGACCTCGCCCAGCGCGCGGGAGCCGCCCTCATGGCGGCAGCGTCGCTGATCGGCTGTGCCGGTGCCCTCTGCGCCGTCTTCTCTCCCACCGCCGGAACCTGGCTGCTCCCGTCCGGCCTTCCCTTCGGGGGGCTGGAGGTCGGGGTCGATGCCCTTTCCGCACTGTTTCTGCTCCCCATCTTCATCGTCACCGGCTGCTGCGCCGTCTACGGTGCCGGCTACTGGCCGGTGGCACGCCACATGGAGCACGGCGGCAAGCTCGCCTTCTTCCTGGGACTGCTGTCCGCGGCCCTCACCGTCGTGCTGCTGGCCAAAAGCACCATGCTCTTCCTAATGGGATGGGAGGTAATGGCCCTGGCCGCCTACTTCGCCCTTACTACCGAGGACGAAAAGCACGAGGTGCGCGAGGCGGGGGTACTCTACCTGATCACGGCCCACCTGGGCGCCCTGGCGCTCTTTGCCACCTTCTCGCTCCTCAACGCCGCCACCGGCGCCTACATCTTCCCGGCGCCCGGCTCTCTTACTGCTGCAGGTCCCTTGGCCACCGCCGTCTTTCTGACCGCCCTGTTCGGCTTCAGCATGAAAGCCGGGGTGATGCCGCTGCACATCTGGCTCCCCTCGGCGCACGCCAACGCCCCCAGCCACGTTTCTGCCATCCTTTCCGGCGTGGTGTTGAAAACCGGCATCTACGGGATGATGCGCGTCTTCTCCGCCTTTGCTGATCCGCCGCTATGGTGGGGCGCCCTGGTCCTCGTGTTGGGCTGCATCTCGGCCGTGCTCGGGGTCGCCTACGCCATCGGACAGCACGACCTAAAGCGGCTTCTGGCCTACCACAGCATCGAGAACATCGGCATCATCCTGATCGGACTGGGCATGGCGCTCATCGGCGCGAACCAGGGGTGGGAGGCGCTGGTCGCTCTGGGCGCGGCGGGCGCGCTCTTGCACGTCGTGAACCACGCCCTGTTCAAGGCGCTGCTCTTTCTTTCGGCCGGTTCGGTCATTCATGCCACCGGTACCAGGGAGATCGATCTCATGGGAGGCGTGGCGCGCCGGCTGCCCAGGACGGCGCTGCTTTTCCTGGTGGGAGCGGTCGCCATCTGCGGCCTTCCCCCTTTGAACGGGTTCGTCAGCGAGTTGATGATCTACCTGGGCGCGTTCAACTCGATCGGCGCAGCGGTCGGCCTGGGACCGTCGCTCCCCGCACTGGCCGCGCCGGTGCTGGCGCTGGTGGGTGGGCTGGCGGTTGCCTGCTTCGTGAAGGTGTACGGGGTCGTTTTCCTGGGGCTGCCGCGCTCGAGGGTGCATGAAGGAGCACACGAGGCGGGTGTCGGGATGCTGGTTCCCATGGGGATCCTGGCGGGGTGCTGCGTGCTGATCGGGTTGGCGCCGGGGCTCTTCGTTCCCGTCTTGAATGGCGCCCTGCGCGAGTACGGCGGAGCGCTGGCGTTGCAGCAAGGGGTCGCGGGGCTGGTTCCCTTCGGATGGATTTCGATTCTGGGGGTGGGGCTGCTTCTGCTGCTGGTCCTGCTCTGGGTTTTCTTTGCCAGGCGTGCCGCCATGTTGCCGGTTCCGGTCGCTCCCACCTGGGGCTGCGGCTACCTGAGGCCCGCGCCCCGGATGCAGTACACGGCCTCCTCCTTCGGCGCCATCCTGGTGGGATGGTTCGCGCTGCTGCTCCGTCCCGTGCGGCACCGCACCGAGGTGCAGGGGCTTTTCCCGGGGCACTCGAGCCACGAGAGTCACGTTCCGGAGACGGTGCTGGAGAAAGGGTACCTTCCGTTTCTCGAGTACCTGTTCGAAAAAGCGCAGCCGGTACGGCGTCTGCAGCATGGCAAGTTGAATATCTACATCTTTTACACCTTCGTGACGCTGGTGTTGCTGCTTGCCATTACCAGCGGGCAGTAG